The DNA window CACCAGCGTATTGCCGGCGCTGGCGGGACTGTGGGCTTCAATCGATTTGTACGTATGCAAGGCGCCAAACAGATTCTCCGCGTCGAACCAGCCGCCAACCGTCATCACCGCGGGACGGATATCTTTCAAGTGCGGACGCAGATTGCGGGACTGCCAGAAGTCGTCGTAATTGCCGTGCTGCATCGCTTCGTTCCAGAACGGAATCTTCTCATGGAAGTAGCGGGCATTGGCGTTGGAAAGCGGTCCCAGCCGGCGGAAAAACTCATAGCCGTCCGGTGTATCATGATCAAAAGGGTGCTCGAACTTTTTCGTCGGCTCCGGCCGTTCGTAGCCGAACTTGGCCATAAAGTTGAACATGTGCGGCAGGAAGAACGCACCGTTGTGATGCCAGTCGTCCCCCTGGAACCAGTCGTTAATCGGGGCCTGGGGCGATGCGGCCAGCAGGGCCGGATGTGCATTAATGACTCCGGCCGCCGTGTAGAAACCGGGGTAAGAAATACCCCACATGCCGACCCGCCCGTTGCAGCTGGGCAGATGATGAACGAGCCACTCAATCGTGTCAAAGGCGTCAGTGCTTTCATCGATCGCCTGGGGATCGGCTGGCTGCGACAACTGCGGTCGCATGTTGACAAACTCGCCTTCGGACATCCAGCGGCCGCGTACATCCTGGTACACAAAAATGTACCCTTCCTTGCCAAACAATGGCGACGGCCCGAGGTCGGCCCGGTACTGATCCGCCCCGTACGGCTTCACGCTGTACGGCGTACGGCTGAGCAGCAGCGGCCACTTCTGGCTGGAATCCTTCGGCACATAGACGGCCGTAAACAGCCGCTTGCCGTCGCGCATGGGGATGCGGTACTCAAATTTGGTGTAGTTGGCTTTCACATACTCCAGCCCTTGCCCGGCCGACATGCCTGGGAAAAGCAGCACGGCGGCGAATAGCCCCAGCAGTCCGGCAAGCGAACAAGCGGCATGTCTCAGCATCGATCAAATCCTGGTCAGCAAGGAAGACGAACGGGGATGCAATTCAAAAGCAGGCAGAAACGAGGTCGCAGAACATGGCGACAAGCGTCCCTGCCCGACAAGCATAGCAAAGAGCCGCCGCGTTCTGTATCATCGCAGGAGCGCCTTCATTTTCGCGCCTGCCCCGTTTATTCTGAGTCGATGCCGATGTCCGATGATCCGACGCCGTCCACCATTGAAACCGTCGAACAACTGCGTGAGCATTACCGCCAGCCCTCGGCTTCGCTGCTGGCCAAGTTCCTGTCAGAGCTCGACCAGCACTGCGTTTCGATGATCAACCGCGCCACGTTCGTCAGCGTCGCCACCCGTAGCGAAGAAGGCATGCTGGACGTATCCCCGCGGGGCGATCCGCCCGGTTCGATCCTGGTGCTCGACAAACAGACGCTGTTGATCCCCGACCGCACCGGCAACAACAAACTGGACATGCTCACCAACCTGCTCACCCACCCGGAAATCGCCTTGCTGTTCCTGGTTCCCGGCATTATTGAAACGCTCCGCGTCAGCGGCACGGCGAAGATCATCTGCAACGACCCGCGACTGGAAGCCTGTTCCGTCAACGAGAAAACGCCGCGGGTCGGGATCCTGGTCACCGTGCAAAAGGCCTGCCTGCAGTGCGGCAAGGCCGTTATTCGCAGCGGCCTGTGGGAGGACAAATATCGGGTGCAAAAAGGAGAGCTGCCTTCCTTCGGTCAGATGCTGGTCGACCAGACCGGCGGCGATCGCTCCGTCGCAGAACTGGACGCGGCCATCCAGGAATCGTACGACCAGCGACTGTACT is part of the Lignipirellula cremea genome and encodes:
- a CDS encoding CocE/NonD family hydrolase; amino-acid sequence: MLRHAACSLAGLLGLFAAVLLFPGMSAGQGLEYVKANYTKFEYRIPMRDGKRLFTAVYVPKDSSQKWPLLLSRTPYSVKPYGADQYRADLGPSPLFGKEGYIFVYQDVRGRWMSEGEFVNMRPQLSQPADPQAIDESTDAFDTIEWLVHHLPSCNGRVGMWGISYPGFYTAAGVINAHPALLAASPQAPINDWFQGDDWHHNGAFFLPHMFNFMAKFGYERPEPTKKFEHPFDHDTPDGYEFFRRLGPLSNANARYFHEKIPFWNEAMQHGNYDDFWQSRNLRPHLKDIRPAVMTVGGWFDAENLFGALHTYKSIEAHSPASAGNTLVMGPWRHGQWARDEGSSLGHVPFNAKTAEFYREKIEFPFFQFHLKQQGKLPHPEAWVFETGTNQWKQYTAWPPAESRLQNLYFQANEGLSLSPPKEAEPGPGFDTYVSDPAKPTPFIDWTDIGMPAEYMLADQRFASRRTDVLVYQTPELEADLTLAGPIEVDLVVSTTGSDSDWVVKLIDVYPDDYPDPAENPTRVRMGGFQQLVRGDVMRGKFRNSLSKPEPFEPGQPTRVRFTLPDTSHCFRSGHRIMVQVQSSWFPLVDRNPQTFVDIYQAKEADFQTAIQRVYRTPEQASRVQVRVLP
- a CDS encoding MSMEG_1061 family FMN-dependent PPOX-type flavoprotein, whose protein sequence is MSDDPTPSTIETVEQLREHYRQPSASLLAKFLSELDQHCVSMINRATFVSVATRSEEGMLDVSPRGDPPGSILVLDKQTLLIPDRTGNNKLDMLTNLLTHPEIALLFLVPGIIETLRVSGTAKIICNDPRLEACSVNEKTPRVGILVTVQKACLQCGKAVIRSGLWEDKYRVQKGELPSFGQMLVDQTGGDRSVAELDAAIQESYDQRLY